One part of the Oceanihabitans sp. IOP_32 genome encodes these proteins:
- a CDS encoding DUF3467 domain-containing protein — translation MADEKEKQKQGQINIELDEAVAEGIYSNLAIINHSISEFVVDFVSIMPGVPKSKVKSRIILTPQHAKRLLKALNDNVARFESTHGEIKDYEQPPMPLNFGPTGQA, via the coding sequence ATGGCAGACGAAAAAGAGAAACAAAAACAGGGACAGATTAATATCGAATTGGATGAGGCTGTTGCAGAAGGTATATACTCTAATTTAGCTATTATAAATCACTCAATATCCGAGTTTGTAGTCGATTTTGTGAGCATTATGCCTGGCGTTCCCAAAAGTAAAGTAAAATCAAGAATTATTTTAACACCACAGCATGCTAAACGTTTGCTAAAAGCTTTAAACGATAACGTAGCTAGATTTGAATCTACTCACGGCGAAATAAAGGATTATGAGCAACCGCCAATGCCTTTAAATTTTGGACCTACTGGTCAAGCCTAA